Proteins from a single region of Dictyostelium discoideum AX4 chromosome 5 chromosome, whole genome shotgun sequence:
- the drkB gene encoding DRK subfamily protein kinase codes for MKVQIVFFSITVFIFVLFLLSVESNTKIKIVPSFLENSNEIEDLYINLDSDSKSSEHTTSSSSSSNSKNKGDSSSSSSNSGSSSNSIISGDSNSKDAPTTSSDSLSPATPIPTDGLLSASTYVTFTGGKVLCENITFCPNGYMYSSDYACNYDIVQNDPATHRGDWNDGIKMFEDPLPKNTTIDQVEGISFTISGAVGCQVTSSATTLEFYIQDLLVLTNTTSRYDICTCGSCYVTFGTEVYKYNMLGYNITGENKFQIQVSVNSMCATTIGITLYYKPPTITPTPTITPTPTITPTPTITPTVTPTATPSTTPSTTPTTTPSTPTPTPTKSPYSGALSPQVKKYIIIASSITGGLLISIFSFVFIRKRLNSKRSGYTQIKDGKDIDTQQIKIGVRIGKGNFGEVYLGTWRGSQVAVKKLPAHNINENILKEFHREINLMKNLRHPNVIQFLGSCLISPDICICTEYMPRGSLYSILHNEKIKISWSLVKRMMIDAAKGIIYLHGSTPVILHRDLKSHNLLVDENWKVKVADFGLSTIEQQGATMTACGTPCWTSPEVLRSQRYTEKADVYSFGIILWECATRQDPYFGIPPFQVIFAVGREGMRPPTPKYGPPKYIQLLKDCLNENPSQRPTMEQCLEILESIETKGFDDIPVNNNNNNNSNNNENNNENNNNSDNNNNDINYSNRVIN; via the exons atgaaagttcaaatagttttttttagtattacagtttttatatttgttctatttttattatcagtCGAATCaaatacaaaaattaaaatagttccatcatttttagaaaatagtAACGAAATTGAagatttatatattaatttagatAGTGATAGTAAAAGTAGCGAGCATACTactagtagtagtagtagtagtaatagtaaaaataaaggaGATAGCAGTAGCAGTAGTAGcaatagtggtagtagtagtaatagtattattagtggtgatagtaatagtaaaGATGCACCAACTACTTCAAGTGATAGTTTATCACCAGCAACACCAATACCGACAGATGGATTATTATCAGCTTCTACCTATGTTACATTT actgGTGGTAAAGTTTTATGTGAAAATATAACATTTTGTCCAAATGGTTATATGTATTCAAGTGATTATGCATGTAATTATGATATTGTACAAAATGATCCAGCAACACATAGAGGTGATTGGAATGATGGTATTAAAATGTTTGAAGATCCTTTACCAAAGAATACGACTATAGATCAAGTTGAGGGTATATCATTTACAATATCAGGGGCAGTTGGATGTCAAGTTACAAGTAGTGCTACTACATTGGAATTCTATATTCAGGATTTACTAGTTCTAACTAATACTACATCAAGATATGATATATGTACATGTGGTTCATGTTATGTTACATTTGGTACAGaagtttataaatataatatgtTGGGATATAATATAACtggtgaaaataaatttcaaattcaagtTAGTGTAAATTCAATGTGCGCAACTACCATTGGTATAACACTTTATTATAAACCTCCAACCAttacaccaacaccaaccattacaccaacaccaaccattacaccaacaccaaccaTTACACCAACTGTAACACCAACTGCAACACCAAGTACAACACCAAGCACTACACCAACtacaacaccatcaacaccaactcCAACTCCTACAAAGTCACCCTATAGTGGTGCATTATCACCTCaagttaaaaaatatattatcattGCATCATCGATAACAGgtggtttattaatttcaatattttcatttgttttcATTAGAAAGagattaaattcaaaaagatCTGGTTACACTCAAATTAAAGATGGTAAAGATATTGATActcaacaaattaaaattggtgttAGAATTGGTAAAGGAAATTTTGGTGAAGTTTATCTTGGTACTTGGAGAGGTTCTCAAGTTGCTGTTAAAAAATTACCTGCTCataatataaatgaaaatattttaaaagaatttcatagagaaattaatttaatgaa GAATTTAAGACATCCAAATGTTATTCAATTTCTAGGATCATGTTTAATATCACCAGATATTTGCATTTGTACAGAATATATGCCAAGAGGTTcattatattcaattttacataatgaaaaaattaaaatatcttggTCATTAGTAAAGAGAATGATGATTGATGCTGCAAAgggtattatttatttacatgGCTCAACACCAGTTATTTTACATAGAGATTTAAAATCTCATAATTTATTAGTAGATGAAAATTGGAAAGTTAAAGTTGCAGATTTCGGTTTAAGCACAATTGAACAACAAGGTGCAACAATGACTGCTTGTGGTACTCCATGTTGGACTTCACCAGA aGTATTAAGAAGTCAAAGATATACAGAAAAAGCAGATGTTTATAGTTTTGGAATTATTTTATGGGAATGTGCAACTAGACAAGATCCATATTTTGGTATACCACCATTTCAAGTTATTTTTGCTGTTGGTCGTGAAGGTATGagaccaccaacaccaaaatATGGTCCACCAAAATATATTCAACTTTTAAAAGAttgtttaaatgaaaatccaTCACAAAGACCAACGATGGAACAATGTTTAGAAATtttagaatcaattgaaaccaAAGGTTTTGATGATATAcctgttaataataataataataataatagtaataataatgagaataataatgaaaataataataatagtgataataataataatgatattaattataGTAACAGggtgataaattaa
- the morg1 gene encoding WD40 repeat-containing protein translates to MVKISCNKVLSNHSGSVTVVKYNSDGGYCLSGSSDKSIKLYNVSKGSMIHSFEEHGYGIGDLVSTSDNKQLFSCAEKQLYQWDIASGQVIRRFQNAHNDTITSVCVNLDSTLLFSGSSDRLVKAWDLRTKSINPVQILDDAKDTITSIIVNEQTITHNHSHGHGHSHGNNNNNQPHTHTQKEVITSSVDGCIRTYDVRMGTLVTYEDTIPISSVSITKDKKCFIASCTDETVKLIDIDSYETLKEYKGHKNKVYKINSCSNFDDSLIISGSEDNDFYIYELLSGKLLSKLSGHSNIITHVDSHPSKNQFITSSTDCTIRIWDQSE, encoded by the exons atGGTTAAAATAAGTTGTAATAAAGTATTAAGTAATCATTCTGGATCAGTTACAGTTGTAAAATATAATAGTGATGGTGGATATTGTTTAAGTGGTTCATcagataaatcaattaaactaTATAATGTTTCAAAAGGTAGTATGATTCATTCATTTGAAGAGCATGGATATGGTATTGGTGATTTAGTATCAACATCagataataaacaattattttcatgTGCAGAGAAACAACTTTATCAATGGGATATTGCAAGTGGTCAAGTTATAAGAAGATTTCAAAATGCTCATAATGATACAATTACAAGTGTTTGTGTAAATTTAGATTCAACATTACTTTTCTCTGGTTCATCTGATAGATTAGTTAAAGCATGGGATCTTAGaactaaatcaattaatccaGTTCAAATTTTAGATGATGCAAAAGATACAATTACATCAATCATTGTCAATGAACAAACTATAACTCATAATCATAGTCATGGCCATGGTCATTCTCatggcaataataataataatcaacctCATACTCATACTCAAAAAGAAGTTATTACAAGTAGTGTTGATGGTTGTATTAGAACATATGATGTTAGAATGGGTACATTGGTAACTTATGAAGATacaa ttccAATATCATCAGTTTCAATtacaaaagataaaaaatgttttattgCAAGTTGTACAGATGAAACTGTTAAATTAATAGATATAGATTCATATGAAAcattaaaagaatataaaggtcataaaaataaagtttataaaattaatagttgTTCAAATTTTGATGATTCCTTAATAATTAGTGGTAGTGAAGATAATGATTTTTATATCTATGAATTATTAagtggtaaattattatcaaaattatctggtcattcaaatattataacTCATGTTGATTCTCATCCatcaaaaaatcaattcattACTTCTTCAACTGATTGTACAATTAGAATTTGGGATCAAtcagaataa
- a CDS encoding SAP DNA-binding domain-containing protein, giving the protein MISIGNQNNNNNNNFNNKEAINEETLYNSLCFLTFELLLDSLISIGYENDIDTIGNSKTSVLNRLVNDARELGIEEFIQRLNFDTITETCSLLSLSGVNGDTDDEIITNSRKQLEERMKKDSLDQFFFSLTPHILYKFCDCLKIILPKPTTTTSTPTSTNETIEKNTNGNNEQSSSSSSSSSSSSSEETVTKTISNSIPSIKVGADGTTVLSTLTTKSSYKKFKKDRGIQYGDSIVEGLFYENIIRLIKEEILVSGTENLFSFLSKAKLFSICDCLRITLKPTDKMSDIITKIISKLFNIDHNPSQLLQNQTTISTTKSSQQQQSSSSSSSSSQSSSQSSQSSQSSSSSQLQQTQQQSFSTPIRSKSNLQYPKTPLSPDDVDTSHVVEKVLESENIIIRDEEKEKEKIENEKIKETEKIEKEEILNDNNKSNKRKYDDVDEFNVQVIVNETDDSEIDSPAKRPSIIDIKMGIKKQDLEFYLVKDLRSWCQNKGLKYNDKKSILINRILKYLENDQATSASENDDSIIDSTPTKRSKRLKKQNSTISTTTTSTTTN; this is encoded by the coding sequence ATGATATCAATTGgcaatcaaaataataataataataataactttaataataaagaagcAATAAATGAAGAAACACTTTATAATTCATTATGttttttaacatttgaattattattagattcattaatatcaatcggatatgaaaatgatattgatacAATTGGCAATTCAAAAACATCAGTATTGAATAGACTAGTTAACGATGCAAGAGAATTAGGTATTGAAGAATTTATTCAAcgtttaaattttgatacGATTACAGAAACATGTTCATTGTTATCATTATCTGGTGTTAATGGTGATACcgatgatgaaattataacCAATTCACGTAAACAATTAGAAGAAAGAATGAAAAAGGATTCATTAGatcaattctttttttcattaactCCACATATACTTTATAAATTTTGTGActgtttaaaaattatattaccaaaaccaacaacaacaacatcaacaccaacatcaacaaatgaaactattgaaaaaaacactaatggtaataatgaacaatcatcatcatcatcatcatcaagtagtagtagtagtagtgaaGAAACAGTTACAAAAAcaatatcaaattcaataccATCAATTAAAGTTGGAGCAGATGGTACAACAGTATTATCGACATTAACAACCAAATCATCttataaaaagtttaaaaaggATAGAGGAATTCAATATGGTGATAGTATAGTTGAAGGATTATTCTATGAGAATATCATTAGGTTAATAAAAGAGGAGATATTAGTTTCAGGTACTGAAAATTTATTCTCTTTTCTAAGTAAAGCCAAATTATTCTCAATTTGTGATTGTTTGAGAATCACTTTAAAACCAACTGATAAAATGTCTGATATCATCACaaaaatcatttcaaaattatttaatatcgATCATAATCCATcacaattattacaaaatcaAACAACAATTAGTACAACTAAATcttcacaacaacaacaatcatcatcatcatcatcatcatcatcacaatcatcatcacaatcatcacaatcatcacaatcatcatcatcatcacaactacaacaaacACAACAGCAATCATTTAGTACACCAATTAGAAGTAAAAGTAATCTTCAATATCCAAAAACACCATTATCTCCTGATGATGTTGATACTTCACATGTTGTTGAAAAAGTTTTAGAAagtgaaaatattataattagagatgaagaaaaagaaaaagagaaaattgaaaatgaaaagattaaagaaactgaaaaaattgaaaaagaagaaatattaaatgataataataaatcaaataaaagaaaatatgatgatgttgatgagtTTAATGTTCAAGTTATTGTTAATGAAACTGATGATTCAGAGATTGATTCACCAGCAAAAAGACCATCaataattgatattaaaatggGTATTAAAAAACAAGATTTAGAATTTTATCTTGTTAAAGATTTAAGAAGTTGGTGTCAAAACAAAggtttaaaatataatgataaaaaatcaattttaattaatagaattttaaaatatttagaaaATGATCAAGCAACATCTGCATCTGAAAACGATGATTCAATCATTGATTCAACACCAACTAAAAGatcaaaaagattaaaaaaacaaaattcaacaatttcaacaacaaccacctcAACAACtactaattaa